A genomic region of Arachis stenosperma cultivar V10309 chromosome 9, arast.V10309.gnm1.PFL2, whole genome shotgun sequence contains the following coding sequences:
- the LOC130951730 gene encoding tubulin-folding cofactor D-like, which produces MEPKQETVKNNDDGVSEDLTLNQDEDEFDSKERVLHKYFLQEWKLLKSLLDDTVSNGRVSDPSSVHKFRSIIDKYQEQGQLIEPYLESMVSPLMNIIRSRTIELGVASDEILEIIKPICIIIYSLVTVCGYKAVIKFFPHQVSDLELAVSLLEKCHLTSSGTALRQESTGEMEAKCVMLLWLYILVLVPFDISTIDTSIANNENLNEFELAPLVLRIIGFCKDYLATAGPMRTMAGLVLSRLLTRPDMPKAFTSFVEWTHEVMSSVTEDILHHFQLLGAVEAMAAIFKAGSRNLLFNVIPVVWKDTSILYKSSTAARSPLLRKFIMKLTQRIGLTALPHRLPSWRYTGRTTKLNVSLNTSISIDQSNMAAYGNSYKSNEVIDGAEDEDMEVPENVEEIIEMLLSGLRDMDTIVRWSAAKGIGRITSRLTSSLSEEVLSSVLELFSPGEGDGSWHGGCLALAELARRGLLLPISLPKVVPVVVKALHYDVRRGPHSVGSHVRDAAAYVCWAFGRSYYHADMRSILEHLAPHLLTVACYDREVNCRRAAAAAFQENVGRQGNYPHGIDIVNTADYFSLSSRVHSYLHVAVFIAQYEGYLLPFVDDLLDRKICHWDKSLRELAAEALSFLVKYDPQYFANTVMEKLIPWTLSSDLCKRHGATLATGELVLALHQCSFALPSDKQKTLAGVVPAIEKARLYRGKGGEIMRSAVSRFIECISISKVALSEKIKRSLLDTLNENLRHPNSQIQNAAVKALKHFILAYLLASDNKGTSDVTAKYLNMLTDPNVAVRRGSALAIGVLPYELLAGQWRNVVLKLCSCCAIEKNPEDRDAEARVNAVRGLISICETLISGREDAATSLIENDISLSVLIKNEVMMSLFKALDDYSVDNRGDVGSWVREAALDGLEKCTYMLCKIDKSASLSGTSDGKEIESLVQPLNDNLPKNNQELLLFDENLATSLIRGICKQAVEKMDKLREAAANVLHRILYNQIIYIPYIPFREKLEEIISKEAEPKWAVPSYSYPCFVQLLQFGCYSRDVLSGLVISIGGLQDSLKKISLSALLEYLEGVESEEHNTRMSREYMLSVDILWVLQQYEKCDRVIIPSLKTIETLLSKKVFLNMEANTPTFCAGVLDSLAIELKGSRDFSKLYAGIAILGYVASVLEPINMRAFSQLVSFLVHRYPKIRKAAAEQAYLVLLQNGNLVAQDKIERALEIICDTCWDGDMDLAKQERVALCETVGLEVGPIGKNTDGASRKTSTKKPTNLDENASYSSLVESSGF; this is translated from the exons ATGGAACCGAAGCAAGAGACAGTGAAGAACAATGATGATGGGGTTTCGGAGGATCTGACTCTGAATCAGGACGAAGATGAGTTCGATTCCAAGGAGAGGGTGCTCCACAAGTACTTCCTCCAAGAGTGGAAGCTCCTCAAGTCACTCCTTGACGACACCGTTTCAAATGGCCGTGTCTCTGATCCTTCATCTGTTCACAAATTCAGATCCATT ATAGACAAGTATCAAGAGCAGGGCCAACTTATAGAACCTTACCTGGAAAGTATGGTTTCTCCACTGATGAACATTATTCGTTCCAGAACAATTGAACTCGGGGTAGCTTCTGATGAAATTCTTGAAATAATCAAGCCGATATGCATCATTATATATTCACTAGTCACAGTTTGTGGATACAAGGCTGTGATTAAGTTCTTTCCCCATCAAGTTTCGGATTTGGAACTTGCTGTATCTCTATTGGAGAAGTGTCATCTTACAAGTTCTGGAACAGCACTGAGGCAGGAAAGCACAGGAGAGATGGAAGCTAAGTGTGTGATGCTACTATGGCTTTATATACTTGTATTGGTGCCTTTTGACATCTCCACCATTGACACCAGCATTGCCAACAATGAAAATCTCAATGAATTTGAGCTTGCCCCTCTTGTGTTGAGAATAATAGGGTTCTGTAAGGATTACCTTGCAACTGCTGGTCCCATGCGTACTATGGCTGGACTAGTGCTCTCAAGGCTACTTACTCGGCCAGATATGCCAAAAGCCTTTACAAG CTTTGTTGAGTGGACCCATGAGGTCATGTCTTCTGTAACCGAAGATATACTCCATCATTTCCAATTACTTGGCGCCGTTGAAGCAATGGCTGCTATTTTCAAG GCTGGCAGCCGGAATCTCTTATTTAATGTAATCCCCGTTGTTTGGAAGGACACTTCAATATTGTATAAGTCTTCAACTGCAGCTCGAAGCCCTTTACTTCGCAAGTTTATAATGAAGTTAACCCAACGGATTGGGCTCACTGCCCTTCCTCATCGGTTGCCCTCATGGCGATATACG GGAAGGACTACCAAACTAAATGTTTCTCTGAATACATCCATTTCAATTGATCAGTCCAATATGGCTGCGTATGGCAACTCCTACAAATCAAATGAAGTTATAGATGGGGCAGAAGATGAAGATATGGAGGTTCCAGAAAATGTTGAAGAGATTATTGAGATGTTGCTATCTGGTTTAAGGGATATG GATACCATTGTCCGCTGGTCTGCAGCTAAAGGCATTGGGCGTATAACTTCACGATTGACATCATCTCTTTCTGAGGAGGTTTTATCATCTGTTTTGGAGCTATTTTCACCTGGTGAG GGTGATGGTTCCTGGCATGGAGGCTGTTTAGCTTTAGCTGAACTTGCTCGTCGAGGCCTTCTCTTGCCTATTAGTCTTCCTAAAGTTGTTCCTGTTGTTGTGAAG GCGCTACACTATGATGTTCGGAGAGGTCCACACAGTGTTGGTTCTCATGTACGTGATGCAGCTGCATATGTTTGTTGGGCATTTGGGCGTTCATATTATCATGCAGATATGAGGAGCATCTTAGAACACCTTGCCCCACACCTCCTTACAGTGGCATGCTATGACCGTGAG GTTAACTGCAGAAGAGCAGCAGCAGCTGCTTTTCAGGAGAATGTTGGACGGCAAGGGAATTATCCACATGGCATTGACATAGTGAATACTGCAGATTATTTCTCACTTTCTTCTCGAGTACACTCCTATCTTCATGTTGCCGTCTTCATTGCTCAGTATGAAGGATATCTTCTTCCGTTCGTGGATGACCTGCTGGATAGAAAAATTTGCCACTGG GATAAAAGCTTGCGAGAACTTGCTGCAGAggctctttcttttcttgtaaAATATGACCCTCAGTATTTCGCAAACACTGTCATGGAAAAGTTAATTCCTTGGACTCTTTCATCTGATTTGTGCAAGCGCCATGGGGCTACTCTAGCAACTGGGGAGCTGGTTCTGGCTTTACATCAATGCAGCTTTGCTCTTCCTTCTG ATAAGCAAAAAACTCTTGCTGGTGTTGTTCCTGCAATTGAGAAAGCACGGCTTTATCGTGGAAAGGGAGGAGAGATAATGCGTTCAGCTGTTTCTAGATTTATTGAATGTATTTCCATATCTAAAGTAGCTTTATCagaaaagataaagagaagCTTGCTTGATACTCTGAATGAGAATCTAAGACATCCTAATTCTCAGATACAG AATGCCGCTGTTAAAGCCCTTAAACATTTTATCCTGGCGTACTTACTTGCTTCAGATAATAAAGGTACAAGTGATGTGACAGCAAAGTACCTCAATATGCTGACCGATCCAAACGTAGCTGTAAGGAGAGGATCTGCATTGGCAATTGGTGTTTTGCCATATGAGTTATTGGCTGGCCAGTGGAGAAATGTGGTTTTGAAGCTTTGTAGCTGTTGTGCAATTGAG AAAAACCCTGAAGACAGAGATGCTGAAGCACGTGTAAATGCTGTCAGAGGGCTCATATCAATATGTGAAACATTAATTAGTGGAAGAGAAGATGCTGCAACATCTCTTATTGAGAATGATATTTCTCTGTCTGTTCTAATAAAGAATGAGGTGATGATGAGTTTATTTAAAGCTCTTGATGACTATTCTGTTGATAACCGAGGTGATGTTGGTTCTTGGGTTCGTGAGGCTGCGTTAGATGGCCTTGAAAAATGTACATATATGCTTTGTAAGATAGATAAGTCAGCCTCTTTGTCTGGAACATCAGATGGAAAGGAAATTGAATCTTTAGTGCAGCCTTTAAATGATAACTTGCCTAAGAACAACCAAGAGCTTTTATTATTTGATGAAAATCTTGCTACCAGTTTAATCAGAGGAATTTGTAAGCAAGCCGTAGAGAAGATGGATAAGTTGAGAGAAGCAGCTGCAAATGTTCTCCACAGAATTTTGTATAACCAGATTATATATATTCCATATATACCTTTTCGAGAAAAGTTAGAAGAAATCATTTCTAAGGAAGCAGAACCAAAATGGGCC GTCCCTTCCTACTCTTATCCATGCTTTGTTCAGTTACTTCAATTTGGTTGTTATAGCAGAGATGTGCTATCTGGATTGGTTATCTCTATTGGAGGGTTGCAAGATTCTTTGAAGAAGATATCGCTCTCAGCACTATTGGAGTATCTAGAAGGGGTTGAATCTGAAGAACATAATACAAGGATGTCCAGGGAGTACATGCTATCTGTTGACATCCTGTGGGTTCTCCAACAATATGAGAAATGTGATAGAGTTATCATACCATCTTTAAAG ACCATTGAGACTCTACTCAGCAAAAAGGTATTCCTTAACATGGAG gcCAACACTCCAACTTTTTGTGCTGGAGTTCTGGATTCTCTTGCAATCGAATTGAAGGGATCCAGAGACTTCTCTAAGTTGTATGCTGGTATTGCAATACTTGGTTATGTAGCTTCAGTACTGGAACCAATCAATATGAGGGCCTTTTCTCAacttgtttcttttcttgtgCATCGGTACCCTAAG ATTCGAAAAGCAGCAGCTGAACAGGCGTACCTTGTCCTGCTACAAAATGGGAATCTTGTAGCTCAAGACAAGATTGAGAGAGCACTCGAAATCATATGCGACACTTGCTGGGATGGCGACATGGATCTAGCAAAACAGGAAAGAGTAGCATTATGTGAGACCGTAGGTTTGGAGGTGGGGCCAATTGGTAAGAACACTGATGGAGCATCAAGAAAAACCAGCACTAAGAAGCCCACAAACTTGGATGAGAATGCATCATATTCCTCATTGGTTGAGTCATCTGGCTTCtga
- the LOC130948080 gene encoding uncharacterized protein LOC130948080 isoform X2 translates to MVTMLEGHEILGFGFFVIGLWHLFNNIKIHSSSSSSSNSFKSTIWFPTKRFRYLELNFIIASCTMFIAMELFIAPDLHQPFDSDGSIPANHLHNFEHSLMASSFLVYAAFTMFFDMKSIITKAQHELTHFLASMAFAQQFLLIHFHTRDHAGVEGQYHYLLQILIVVSLTTTIMGIGFPNSFMVSFVRSLSITFQGLWLMIMGFFLWTPGYQAKGCSLHPEMNTYMVRCSDDKALHRAVSLVNLQFSWLLILVTVFAMCFFLVLSKRYDNKVEYVSLTKEEQLDLESQSEKKCIMMQVQI, encoded by the exons ATGGT CACTATGTTGGAGGGACATGAAATCTTGGGGTTTGGATTCTTTGTGATTGGTTTATGGCATCTCTTCAACAACATCAAGatccattcttcttcttcttcttcctccaacTCGTTCAAATCGACCATATGGTTTCCAACAAAAAGATTCAGATACTTAGAACTCAACTTCATCATTGCAAGCTGCACAATGTTCATAGCCATGGAGCTATTCATCGCCCCAGATCTCCACCAACCATTTGACAGCGATGGATCCATCCCCGCCAACCACCTCCACAACTTCGAACACTCCCTCATGGCTTCATCTTTCTTGGTCTATGCAGCATTCACCATGTTCTTTGACATGAAATCCATCATCACAAAAGCACAGCATGAACTAACTCATTTTCTTGCATCCATGGCTTTTGCACAACAATTTCTTCTCATTCACTTTCACACCCGAGATCACGCAGGAGTAGAAGGCCAATACCATTACCTTCTACAAATCCTCATTGTTGTTTCTTTAACCACCACAATCATGGGAATAGGGTTTCCAAATAGCTTCATGGTGAGTTTTGTGCGATCATTGAGCATAACCTTCCAAGGTTTGTGGCTCATGATAATGGGGTTCTTCCTGTGGACACCAGGGTACCAAGCTAAAGGGTGCTCCCTGCACCCTGAGATGAATACTTACATGGTTCGGTGCAGTGATGATAAGGCACTTCACCGTGCAGTTTCTCTGGTGAACCTTCAGTTCAGTTGGTTGCTTATTTTGGTAACCGTTTTCGCAATGTGTTTCTTTTTGGTTCTGAGTAAAAGGTATGATAACAAAGTTGAATATGTTTCACTAACCAAGGAGGAACAACTTGACCTTGAATCACAATCCGAAAAGAAATGCATCATGATGCAAGTGCAAATCTAA
- the LOC130948080 gene encoding uncharacterized protein LOC130948080 isoform X1: MGTMLEGHEILGFGFFVIGLWHLFNNIKIHSSSSSSSNSFKSTIWFPTKRFRYLELNFIIASCTMFIAMELFIAPDLHQPFDSDGSIPANHLHNFEHSLMASSFLVYAAFTMFFDMKSIITKAQHELTHFLASMAFAQQFLLIHFHTRDHAGVEGQYHYLLQILIVVSLTTTIMGIGFPNSFMVSFVRSLSITFQGLWLMIMGFFLWTPGYQAKGCSLHPEMNTYMVRCSDDKALHRAVSLVNLQFSWLLILVTVFAMCFFLVLSKRYDNKVEYVSLTKEEQLDLESQSEKKCIMMQVQI, translated from the exons ATGGG CACTATGTTGGAGGGACATGAAATCTTGGGGTTTGGATTCTTTGTGATTGGTTTATGGCATCTCTTCAACAACATCAAGatccattcttcttcttcttcttcctccaacTCGTTCAAATCGACCATATGGTTTCCAACAAAAAGATTCAGATACTTAGAACTCAACTTCATCATTGCAAGCTGCACAATGTTCATAGCCATGGAGCTATTCATCGCCCCAGATCTCCACCAACCATTTGACAGCGATGGATCCATCCCCGCCAACCACCTCCACAACTTCGAACACTCCCTCATGGCTTCATCTTTCTTGGTCTATGCAGCATTCACCATGTTCTTTGACATGAAATCCATCATCACAAAAGCACAGCATGAACTAACTCATTTTCTTGCATCCATGGCTTTTGCACAACAATTTCTTCTCATTCACTTTCACACCCGAGATCACGCAGGAGTAGAAGGCCAATACCATTACCTTCTACAAATCCTCATTGTTGTTTCTTTAACCACCACAATCATGGGAATAGGGTTTCCAAATAGCTTCATGGTGAGTTTTGTGCGATCATTGAGCATAACCTTCCAAGGTTTGTGGCTCATGATAATGGGGTTCTTCCTGTGGACACCAGGGTACCAAGCTAAAGGGTGCTCCCTGCACCCTGAGATGAATACTTACATGGTTCGGTGCAGTGATGATAAGGCACTTCACCGTGCAGTTTCTCTGGTGAACCTTCAGTTCAGTTGGTTGCTTATTTTGGTAACCGTTTTCGCAATGTGTTTCTTTTTGGTTCTGAGTAAAAGGTATGATAACAAAGTTGAATATGTTTCACTAACCAAGGAGGAACAACTTGACCTTGAATCACAATCCGAAAAGAAATGCATCATGATGCAAGTGCAAATCTAA
- the LOC130950920 gene encoding ACT domain-containing protein ACR12 yields the protein MAMAMTKTFFAAAPSFAVHGGGGGGGRASDPLVIPFFSHSSISPVPLHRFPTSRSLSRNNNKNVIYASAYDFNAVSSASLKSSDNLDSVPMPIVMIDQDSDTEATIVQLSFGDRLGALIDTMRALKNLGLDVSKGTVSTEGPVKQTKFFITQADTGRKVEDPDMLERIRLTIINNLLKYHPESSELLAMGEVFGIKAPQKKLNADIATHIHVKQDGPKRSLLYIETADRPGLLVEIIKVIADVNIDVESAEIDTEGLIAKDKFHVSYGGAALNSSMSQVLVNCLRYYLRTPETDIDSY from the exons ATGGCTATGGCGATGACAAAGACATTTTTTGCTGCTGCTCCTTCCTTCGCCGTACacggtggtggtggtggtggtggtagggCTTCTGATCCACTGGTCATTCCTTTCTTCTCTCACTCTTCCATCTCTCCTGTTCCTCTTCACCGCTTCCCAACCTCGCGCTCCCTCTCCAGGAACAACAATAA GAATGTTATATATGCTTCTGCATATGATTTTAATGCAGTCAGTTCAGCTTCACTG AAATCCAGTGACAATCTTGATAGTGTTCCTATGCCAATTGTAATGATAGATCAAGACTCGGATACTGAAGCAACAATAGTGCAGCTTAGCTTTGGTGATCGCCTTGGAGCTCTTATTGACACG ATGAGAGCATTAAAAAACTTGGGGTTGGATGTTTCAAAGGGAACTGTCTCCACAGAGGGACCGGTTAAGCAGACAAAGTTTTTTATTACTCAGGC AGACACTGGCCGCAAAGTTGAAGATCCTGATATGTTAGAGAGAATTCGACTGACCATTATTAACAACTTGTTGAAATATCATCCTGAGTCGAGCGAATTACTAGCCATGGGTGAGGTGTTTGGCATAAAGGCTCCACAGAAGAAG CTTAATGCTGATATTGCAACTCATATACATGTTAAGCAAGATGGGCCCAAGAGGAG CTTGCTGTACATAGAGACAGCAGACAGGCCAGGCTTGCTCGTTGAAATCATTAAAGTCATCGCAGATGTGAACATCGATGTTGAATCGGCTGAGATTGATACAGAA GGCTTGATTGCTAAAGATAAATTTCATGTCAGTTATGGTGGCGCTGCATTAAACAGTTCAATGTCTCAG GTTCTGGTGAACTGTCTCCGTTACTATCTCCGGACGCCAGAGACAGATATTGATAGTTACTGA